Proteins encoded together in one Carya illinoinensis cultivar Pawnee chromosome 3, C.illinoinensisPawnee_v1, whole genome shotgun sequence window:
- the LOC122305525 gene encoding subtilisin-like protease SBT5.3 isoform X2 — translation MRLSIPSIYLPSFLLFFLLPTPTSATKKSYVVYLGAHSHCPEQSPIDFNRVTETHYEFLASFLGSHALAKESILYSYARHINGFAATFDDEVAASIAKHPKVISVFLNKGRKLHTTRSWDFLGLEHDGVIASNSSWKKARYGEDTIIGNLDTGVWPESKSFSDEGMGPIPSKWKGICQNETDAGFHCNRKLIGARYFNKGYAAVAGSLNSSFDTPRDNDGHGSHTLSTAGGNFVAGASIYGFGKGTAKGGSPKARVAAYKVCWPPVGGNECFDADIVAAFDMAIHDGVDVLSVSLGAEPTPFFNDSVAIGSFHAVKHGIVVVCSAGNSGPKDGIVSNVAPWQITVGASTMDRQFRSNVILGNSMRLEGESLSSTVLGSKKFFPLVSAADTKAANASAEDALLCKNGTLDPRKVKGKILVCLRGQNARVDKGEQALLAGALGMVLANSEINGNEILADAHVLPASHINFTDGVAIFTYCNSTKSPKAYITRATTVLGTNPAPFMAAFSSKGPSTVVPEILKLKHKITGGNQFSTLLTLRQHHSVVEQDTFFQTVLWIQGWSMTYPLMITSTSYVLWDSMKHKFQCSQITPISAPSSSVSPTSIILQSQSLNFQTPLL, via the exons ATGAGACTATCAATTCCTTCCATTTACCTCCCATCATTTCTTCTATTCTTTCTGCTGCCGACACCCACATCTGCTACCAAAAAG TCATATGTGGTATACTTAGGGGCCCATTCACATTGCCCAGAACAATCTCCGATTGATTTTAATCGAGTAACCGAGACCCACTATGAGTTTCTTGCATCATTCTTGGGAAG TCATGCTCTCGCGAAGGAATCCATACTTTACTCATACGCAAGGCACATCAACGGTTTTGCTGCAACATTCGACGATGAGGTAGCAGCCTCGATAGCTA AGCATCCGAAAGTGATCTCCGTTTTCTTGAACAAGGGAAGAAAACTGCACACAACTCGGTCATGGGACTTCCTGGGACTCGAGCATGATGGGGTGATTGCTTCCAACTCCAGTTGGAAGAAGGCAAGATATGGCGAAGATACAATCATTGGAAACCTGGATACTG GCGTCTGGCCCGAATCTAAAAGCTTTAGTGATGAGGGGATGGGACCGATTCCATCGAAGTGGAAAGGAATCTGCCAAAATGAAACTGATGCTGGTTTTCATTGCAACAG AAAGCTAATTGGAGCAAGGTACTTCAACAAAGGCTATGCCGCAGTTGCTGGTTCACTAAACTCCTCCTTTGACACACCACGCGATAATGATGGCCATGGGTCTCATACTTTATCAACGGCTGGTGGTAATTTCGTAGCTGGGGCTAGTATCTACGGCTTCGGCAAAGGAACAGCAAAGGGCGGATCACCAAAAGCTCGGGTGGCAGCTTACAAGGTGTGCTGGCCTCCGGTGGGTGGAAATGAATGCTTTGATGCAGACATAGTAGCAGCCTTCGATATGGCCATCCATGATGGCGTTGATGTTCTGTCCGTATCATTGGGAGCGGAGCCCACGCCCTTCTTTAATGACAGCGTAGCAATTGGCTCCTTCCATGCTGTTAAGCATGGTATTGTGGTGGTTTGCTCCGCTGGAAATTCTGGGCCTAAAGATGGGATTGTCTCCAATGTTGCGCCCTGGCAGATAACAGTGGGAGCCAGCACCATGGACAGGCAGTTCCGCAGTAATGTTATCCTCGGCAACAGCATGCGCTTGGAG GGAGAGAGCTTATCATCTACAGTCTTGGGAAGCAAAAAGTTCTTCCCGCTTGTTAGCGCTGCAGATACCAAAGCAGCAAATGCATCAGCTGAAGATGC TCTGCTATGTAAGAATGGAACACTTGATCCCAGAAAGGTGAAGGGAAAGATTTTGGTCTGTCTTCGGGGTCAAAATGCAAGAGTGGATAAGGGTGAGCAAGCTCTATTGGCTGGCGCCCTGGGAATGGTTCTTGCCAACAGTGAGATTAATGGGAACGAAATTCTTGCCGATGCACATGTACTCCCTGCTTCGCACATCAATTTCACTGATGGAGTCGCCATCTTTACTTATTGCAATTCAACCAA ATCTCCAAAAGCTTACATTACCCGCGCAACGACAGTATTGGGCACAAACCCAGCTCCCTTCATGGCAGCTTTTTCATCGAAGGGACCAAGCACCGTAGTGCCCGAAATTCTTAAG CTAAAACACAAGATAACAGGAGGGAACCAATTCTCAACGCTTCTTACGTTAAGGCAACACCATTCAGTTGTGGAGCAGGACACGTTCTTCCAAACAGTGCTATGGATCCAGGGCTGGTCTATGACTTATCCATTAATGATTACCTCAACTTCATATGTGCTCTGGGATTCAATGAAACACAAGTTTCAATGTTCTCAGATAACCCCTATAAGTGCTCCAAGCTCATCAGTCTCGCCAACCTCAATTATCCTTCAATCACAATCGCTAAACTTTCAGACTCCATTACTGTGA
- the LOC122305525 gene encoding subtilisin-like protease SBT5.3 isoform X1 yields the protein MRLSIPSIYLPSFLLFFLLPTPTSATKKSYVVYLGAHSHCPEQSPIDFNRVTETHYEFLASFLGSHALAKESILYSYARHINGFAATFDDEVAASIAKHPKVISVFLNKGRKLHTTRSWDFLGLEHDGVIASNSSWKKARYGEDTIIGNLDTGVWPESKSFSDEGMGPIPSKWKGICQNETDAGFHCNRKLIGARYFNKGYAAVAGSLNSSFDTPRDNDGHGSHTLSTAGGNFVAGASIYGFGKGTAKGGSPKARVAAYKVCWPPVGGNECFDADIVAAFDMAIHDGVDVLSVSLGAEPTPFFNDSVAIGSFHAVKHGIVVVCSAGNSGPKDGIVSNVAPWQITVGASTMDRQFRSNVILGNSMRLEGESLSSTVLGSKKFFPLVSAADTKAANASAEDALLCKNGTLDPRKVKGKILVCLRGQNARVDKGEQALLAGALGMVLANSEINGNEILADAHVLPASHINFTDGVAIFTYCNSTKSPKAYITRATTVLGTNPAPFMAAFSSKGPSTVVPEILKPDITAPGVSVLAAYTEAQGPTNQIFDERRVQFNSLSGTSMSCPHVSGIAGLLKTLHPTWSPAAIRSAIMTTAKTQDNRREPILNASYVKATPFSCGAGHVLPNSAMDPGLVYDLSINDYLNFICALGFNETQVSMFSDNPYKCSKLISLANLNYPSITIAKLSDSITVTRTLKNVGSPGTYRAHVQEPSGILVIVKPETLKFRKVDEEKSFNITLMVREAKASEDYVFGRLIWSDGKHSVKSPIVVKAV from the exons ATGAGACTATCAATTCCTTCCATTTACCTCCCATCATTTCTTCTATTCTTTCTGCTGCCGACACCCACATCTGCTACCAAAAAG TCATATGTGGTATACTTAGGGGCCCATTCACATTGCCCAGAACAATCTCCGATTGATTTTAATCGAGTAACCGAGACCCACTATGAGTTTCTTGCATCATTCTTGGGAAG TCATGCTCTCGCGAAGGAATCCATACTTTACTCATACGCAAGGCACATCAACGGTTTTGCTGCAACATTCGACGATGAGGTAGCAGCCTCGATAGCTA AGCATCCGAAAGTGATCTCCGTTTTCTTGAACAAGGGAAGAAAACTGCACACAACTCGGTCATGGGACTTCCTGGGACTCGAGCATGATGGGGTGATTGCTTCCAACTCCAGTTGGAAGAAGGCAAGATATGGCGAAGATACAATCATTGGAAACCTGGATACTG GCGTCTGGCCCGAATCTAAAAGCTTTAGTGATGAGGGGATGGGACCGATTCCATCGAAGTGGAAAGGAATCTGCCAAAATGAAACTGATGCTGGTTTTCATTGCAACAG AAAGCTAATTGGAGCAAGGTACTTCAACAAAGGCTATGCCGCAGTTGCTGGTTCACTAAACTCCTCCTTTGACACACCACGCGATAATGATGGCCATGGGTCTCATACTTTATCAACGGCTGGTGGTAATTTCGTAGCTGGGGCTAGTATCTACGGCTTCGGCAAAGGAACAGCAAAGGGCGGATCACCAAAAGCTCGGGTGGCAGCTTACAAGGTGTGCTGGCCTCCGGTGGGTGGAAATGAATGCTTTGATGCAGACATAGTAGCAGCCTTCGATATGGCCATCCATGATGGCGTTGATGTTCTGTCCGTATCATTGGGAGCGGAGCCCACGCCCTTCTTTAATGACAGCGTAGCAATTGGCTCCTTCCATGCTGTTAAGCATGGTATTGTGGTGGTTTGCTCCGCTGGAAATTCTGGGCCTAAAGATGGGATTGTCTCCAATGTTGCGCCCTGGCAGATAACAGTGGGAGCCAGCACCATGGACAGGCAGTTCCGCAGTAATGTTATCCTCGGCAACAGCATGCGCTTGGAG GGAGAGAGCTTATCATCTACAGTCTTGGGAAGCAAAAAGTTCTTCCCGCTTGTTAGCGCTGCAGATACCAAAGCAGCAAATGCATCAGCTGAAGATGC TCTGCTATGTAAGAATGGAACACTTGATCCCAGAAAGGTGAAGGGAAAGATTTTGGTCTGTCTTCGGGGTCAAAATGCAAGAGTGGATAAGGGTGAGCAAGCTCTATTGGCTGGCGCCCTGGGAATGGTTCTTGCCAACAGTGAGATTAATGGGAACGAAATTCTTGCCGATGCACATGTACTCCCTGCTTCGCACATCAATTTCACTGATGGAGTCGCCATCTTTACTTATTGCAATTCAACCAA ATCTCCAAAAGCTTACATTACCCGCGCAACGACAGTATTGGGCACAAACCCAGCTCCCTTCATGGCAGCTTTTTCATCGAAGGGACCAAGCACCGTAGTGCCCGAAATTCTTAAG CCTGATATCACCGCACCAGGAGTTAGTGTCTTAGCAGCCTATACTGAAGCACAAGGTCcaacaaatcaaatatttgaCGAGCGCCGAGTTCAATTCAACTCGCTGTCAGGAACTTCAATGTCCTGTCCTCACGTTTCTGGCATCGCCGGCCTCCTTAAAACCCTCCATCCTACTTGGAGTCCTGCAGCTATTAGGTCGGCTATCATGACAACCG CTAAAACACAAGATAACAGGAGGGAACCAATTCTCAACGCTTCTTACGTTAAGGCAACACCATTCAGTTGTGGAGCAGGACACGTTCTTCCAAACAGTGCTATGGATCCAGGGCTGGTCTATGACTTATCCATTAATGATTACCTCAACTTCATATGTGCTCTGGGATTCAATGAAACACAAGTTTCAATGTTCTCAGATAACCCCTATAAGTGCTCCAAGCTCATCAGTCTCGCCAACCTCAATTATCCTTCAATCACAATCGCTAAACTTTCAGACTCCATTACTGTGACTCGAACATTAAAGAATGTGGGGTCCCCAGGAACTTACAGAGCTCACGTCCAAGAACCAAGTGGAATTTTGGTTATAGTGAAGCCCGAGACCTTGAAATTTAGGAAGGTTGATGAAGAGAAAAGCTTCAATATTACACTAATGGTTAGAGAAGCCAAAGCATCCGAAGACTATGTCTTTGGAAGGTTGATTTGGTCAGATGGAAAGCACAGTGTGAAGAGTCCCATTGTGGTGAAAGCAGTCTAG